A region of the Silene latifolia isolate original U9 population chromosome 9, ASM4854445v1, whole genome shotgun sequence genome:
gaagagattggaacgttcatggatgtatgacggaagattagaccattccaataagaaaagacgtcctactgctagatttataaagggtgttagcgagtttattgaatttgctaaacaacaagatgaatatgacttggtagataaaaaacttaggtgcccttgtgccaaatgcaaaaacctgaaataccagcttgacattgtagtagaagaacatctcattataaacgggtttaaaccaaattattacaattggatttcacatggagaagcatattctccaattcatgaacaaactcacacccaacaaatacaaaatgatgagaacccatatagagagatggttgttgatgctatggattccactatttttaataattatgaccatacaactatttctgaagaacaaccgccacacccacaagcaaaagcctttcttgacatgttaaaagcctcagaaaaacccttgtatgaaggaagcagaatgacattgttacaagccgcttctaggctaattaccttgaaatgtgagttcaatatgccatttgttgctgttgatggcattgcctcgttacttgaggaatctttccccgatgataatatcatgacacgaagtttctatactaccaaaaaagtagttaaaggtcttcagttaccgcatgaaaagattgatgcatgtcctgaaggatgtatgctattttggaaagatgatgctttgcttgacaaatgtaaagattgtggggcggatagatatgagacaagtgaaggagatacagttttggtgttgaaaaaaggcaacggtagtaagagggccaaaaagagtaagaaaccaatagcatgtaaccaattgttttactttcctcttgcaccaagacttcaaagaatctatgccaccaaaaacattgccgaacaaatgagatggcacaaagaaaacacacgtgctccggggaagatgagtcatcctagtgatggggaagaatggaaacgatttgatcagatgtatcctgattttgccaaggaaccccgcaatatacaacttggcttgtgtacggatggatttgatcctttcggtaattttgggaggaagtattcttgttggcccgttatggtcacaccatacaatttaccaccttggttatgtatgaaaagaccatttatcttcttgtcacttattgttctcggaccaaaaagcccgaaacgtaatttggatgtttatttacaaccattggtggaggagttgaaatatttgtgggaagttggggtggaaacttatgatgtgtctaaaaaacaaaattttcaacttaaagcttcccttttgtggacaataaatgaatttcccgcctatggtatgctatatgggtggtctacacaaggacaaaaagcatgtccttgttgcatggaggaaagtaaagcattttggctttccaatagcaagaaaataagctggtttgattgtcatagatgcttcttacgagagggaaatccacataggaagaacaagaaagctttcacaaaaggtaaagaggtgcttgatgcccctccgaaacgagtgcttgggatgagatatggaagacggtatgtgatttaccatcccctattgatggtaccgaggaagaatttaaagaattgaaaaagcagaaaaacggttggtttaaaagaagcactctttgggaccttccttattggaagacaatgttgataagacataatttggatgtaatgcacatagaaaagaatttctttgagcaactaattgacatgatcatggatgtagaaggtgaaaaatgtgatagcattgcttctagaaaagatttgcagaaattttgtcatcgtcccaaattacacattcgcggcgacgggtctaagccaacatccattttcactctcgacaaagctaagagaaaagtattgtgtgagtggttacaaaatttgaagtttcctgatgggtatgcatcagattttagtcgatgtgttgatattaagaagctgaagttgcaaggcttgaaaagtcatgattgtcatgtattcatggagcgattattacccgttgctttgaaacacctcgtgccgacaaacgtttggaatgcagttgttgagattagtcaattcttccgagatttatgtgcctcttcaatatgtgttgatgacatgattcgtctagaagagcaaataccacagatattgtgtaagcttgaaatgatctttcctcctgcattttttaactctatggagcatctaccggttcatttgccatatgaagccaaagttgggggacccgtccaatataggtggatgtatccatttgaaaggtaattaagataatctagctacttttaaattaaaattaataaaattcatcattaacttttataggtttcttaatcatttgaagaaaaaaattggtaataaagctagggtggaaggttctatatgcaatgcttatttaacggaagagattgcaaacttttgttctctttactttgaaaaacatatagaaaccaaagcaaaaaacttgaatgttgagaaaccggatgaagtagacggaagtttacccgaattttttcaaactcaagatgatgaagggtgttcatcaaaggggcaaacaagatatttggatgataaggagtataatcgtgcccacctttacgtgctatctaattgtgacctcttggagccatacgaaacacagtttgttaatgatttcattcagaggaatcctaatataagtaaggatgatgtttgggacaaacatgaggaccaatttccatcatggtttcagaaacatgtaattgagttgaatattcaagatgatttgataagaagtttggcttttggtccttcaaaaatggtaagaacgtggaatcgatactcggttaatgggtttaattttcaaacattcaaccacggtaaaggtaaggctaggtgcaattgggggttactatttcttctcttgatgacaacgaatactatggtatagttgaagatatctttgaaattagttatagtggacgtgaccgagcttataaaactgtcttattcaaggttgactggaaggataattctgtatttggaatgagagtacatgaacaatacaagcttgtagaagtgaatcgtactagaacatactctaagtatgatccatttatacttgcacatcagactcatcaagtgtattttgctacttatccaagcacaacaaatgatagaaatcaaaatgcgtggtttgcaatctttaagacaaaggcacggtcacaagttgatacaacttttttccaagaagaaaacgtttcaaatgaaacgcttttgtctccacccgatgaaatcaactatgagcatgagaataaagatggtgaagacatggaagaggaagaatattatgatgtggaagagagactcACGGGGAGGATgaagcggaggaggaggaggaggagagaagggaagaagaggaggagaggaggggggaagatgaggtgaggaggagaagggaggaggagaaaaggaggaaggacgaggggtttggagatgaagattattatgatgatgatgatgacgatgatgaggatgaggaagaggatgaggatgatgattaaattggtataattttgtattcctcaagagtaaattattaaaatttagaagtctgtataattttcatttatcattatttgtgttaatttttatttgtatttatGCTGAGATGGTGGAgaggtcgaggtaggaagcgtggaggcggctcgAGGAGGAGGACAAGAGTACGCGTCCGgagcaggaggaggagtttgtgcggGAGGATCGATGCGGACGGACGGTGACGGTGAGGAGACCGACGCTACCGACGAGCCAAAGACggtgccgatacggtacacttcggatcatcggatgattcttgagccgacgggattatggtaagttttattctttattagtctactatttttatttcttttttttttttttttttaattttacatgttcaaaataaatgcaggtttatggacgattgcgtgatacgaggtgtcacgaaaagcacgaagactaatttcgtgggtccaattcctacatcgtggacacaagcttctcaTGCACAAAgagaggcgtggttcaataactttcgggtatatattttccgtaattctttgttttagaaaccaaataattaattttgataaatttttaagaaccaaggttatacttttattttatactaatataaaattttgtcgcttttttttgtagttatcatttgcttggtcaccgtctcaagaacagaatgtccgtatcaggtacaatgacgtcggtactcgacgatatcgggacgtgatttggaaggtagttaggcgcccaaaggaatcagaccacatgaaaggtatttaattaacttgttttgttatttgtattaattagcttatactctcttatattataaataatatcagtaacttattagttatgatttcatatgtgtaattgcaggtgacaagtatgaaggcttaataaagcataccaaaagtgaagcttttcagaagaagtctaagcaagcatccctcaacaaaagaggaggaaaggaagacgccgtgaacgagcctactcattacgcgggttcacgatcgttctggaATCGTATGTTGGGTGTAAGTACTTTGTCTATtattttacacttttttttttgttttcaatgcaacatgtttattttatgttagattttttgttgattttataacatgtatgtttttttttcattcagagaggaaagaagaagtcacagccgattgcgacggtaccggaactgtttctggacacgcattccagagttgaccacaaaggggttagaacttggactaagccaaaagacaagcaattatatgtaagttttccgtaacacttaatttttgttaatttattctcttttaaaatgtcgtatataaggtggttaccatattaacttactaccatttgtttaatattgtaggaagcatttgaacgAGAAAAAGCCGTCAATCCAGAAAGACCGGACAATGACATATGGTATAAGTTGGTGGaaggcttcaagaaagggcacgtgtatggtaccggaagttcaacatcgactttctatgagaaaacgcgtagaagatcgacttcaacaattcccagcaacacgtatcaaccgggaattattagtcaacttcaaagtcaaataagagagcgtgatgaacgtgatgccaaacgtgatgaagaacttgccaaacgtgatgaagaattccgccaaatgaaggaaagaatggaaatgtttgagacttggtggcaaggttgtaaccccggacctagacccaactacgatccaaatgatccgcatggtccacatggggggagtggagccggtgttggcttccaagtaagatgattttagcacgtaagcttgtaaaacttgaactttcgacttgaacattagaatagcttagcttgtaaaactttcattttcaatatatgaaatgaagtttgagaaaatgggaggtgttgggttgaaatgtatggtgttctgtgtgttgaaatttgggatgtatggtgttgtggaacatcggtttgtatgcaggttgtaaatatttggctagcaatgaaaacgaaaaaaaccaccaaaacatacagtggctttggcgactgaattgagatttggcgactgaaattcagtcgccaatttggcgactgatttaatgtagtcgccaatttggcgactgaattgcaGTCGCCAAATCCCAAATCAGTCGCTAAATAACCTCAGCCAAactggctacgtcacccaaaaaAGGCGACTGAATTGGCATTTGGCGACTgctattcagtcgccaatttggcgactaccttgaatcagtcgccaatttggcgactaccctatCAGTCGCCATTTTTGGCATTTGGCGACTgacttttcagtcgccaaatttggcgaccgactttagtcgccaaagctagaaaaggcgactaagcTTCGCGACTgacatttggcgactgatttcagtcgccaaatttattttggcgactgatttcagtcgccaaaatcagtcgtctgttttaattctttttgtagtgagagggtgtggtgggtgttggtggAGTGGTGGAAATAGGGAGTAGAAGGAAGAAGGGATTATGGGGTTATGGGCTTACCCAAGGGGGGAGGGGTAAGGATGAGAATGGTTTGGGGGGTAAGGGGGGGTATGGGTTACCCTttctttgtgtcaaacaaacaacaacaaaaggaatcaaccatttttattctctttctctttccctttccttattcccCTCAACCAAACGCCCCCTCAATGTACTGGCCTTGGGACTACAATAAGTTTGCCTTGGGATTACGATAAGTCGGCCTCGGGTCAATGCTAATACACGGTCTAATAAATAAGATATCTGTTTTCGTTTTTGTGCCAAAGTTTTAAGGGTAGGTTTGTAATTTTATATctatttaattaaaataaacttTATCTATATCATTTTACACCGCCTTATTTACACTAAATTATCTACATCAGTAATTACATTTCCTCATCATTGTATTGTAAATTTCATCTACCGATTCGTTCTTCATTTACAAGCCAACAAAAAAGTATAATATGATTCACTGACGAAAAAGacactaaaattaattacggaaTTTTGATACGAACTACGAAGTTTGTTACAAATGGTTCTCCTTGGAAGATGGTAGAGTTACACCAGGTGTATGAGGCCCTCATACACCACCAATAATGACGCGCCACTTGTCCAATTTaaagaatcttatttaatctaattaatcccTTGATTCCTTCATTAATTGCCCCCCTAATTAATGTTCTCGGTTTTGCcacatattttattaattaaaaaaaccTTCTCTCCTAATTTATATTTAAGTCTTATTTATTACTAAtaccttttattatttttagtattTATGTATACAGTATATACCTTTAATATTTCGTATATTTATGTATACCTCTAATATACGTACACAGTCCTGTATACGCTACGGTTAATTGATACGTATTGTATCAATTTCATTATACGGTATGATTATTCCTTATATGTATGTTTATGTATTtacgttaattttttttttaattttttttttcaattaatatTTTTTCATATAATAACTTTTCTTTTGTATTATATTATTTTAAATTATACCTAAAtttcgttgtaatttatttttttgcgtaattttttgttttatacacactgtttttaatatttaatttctttaaattaattttttttaaaaaaaatttaaaattaaatttattttatgattaattttcattgtacttttttttttgcttatGTGGGTATGAGTAAGTTATGTCTTTTTTTATACacattattttaaaattttaattaaattgataaatattttatttgcTAATATCCATGACCGGAAGTTAAAAagaccttatatatatatatatatatatatatatatatatatataggactgGACATATGACAGTATAAGTTAGTGGGTGCAGTGGTTTCCTTACTTAGTTCATGCTTTCCTTACTAAGTGTCTCGTGTTCGAATCCTCTTGTgggtttttctttttgtttttggcaTAATTTTGCACAAGTTAACCGTATGCTATTCTAATACTTGAAGACATATACTCAATACTGTGAAAATGAATTAAGGAAAATAGtcattgattttgaatttttgattgatCATACATTATTTGTTTAAAGAAGTCAAatgatatacaaaaaaaaaaatcatacttcCTATTTACAACCTATGACTATAATTTGTATATTGAGAATATTGAGAATTTGAATATTGTGACCTAAATTGCGATTGGGAGAACGTCGGAGTATTTTGTGACGGTGTAAAACGTGGAGTATTTTGTGTACCACTAAAGCCACTCATAAAGGATGAAGCATCATCGTTTGGAACATGTCGGGTTGGGTTCGTATTTGGGGGGAGCGTAGTGGTTGTCGGATCCTCATCATTtgtctttctccttctctttgtCTGTTTGACAATACGTCTTCTGCCATTCCCTCGCTTGTCGGGGGGGTCTCTAATGTCACCTTCTTGTTGAGGTGTGTTTATGATAGTCTCCCTAGGTCGTAGTCTCCTACGACCCCACATTTTTGAGGAAACTCCACCTGCCGCAAATGAATCTATAGATCGTATCCCAAAGATGAGCCTCTAACTCTTTGATTAGTTCATCGGTTCTGCTATTATAAATGGCAGAAGACCCTTCATTTTGCATACCCAACCtcttaatgtaatcattttttaCCGTTATCTCAAGAGACCTTTTAACACGTTATGACTCATCCGGGTTGTAGTACCCAACCCGAATATTTTCGTATCCTCTAACCAAATCCTTGCGCCAACGTTCGATTATGTATTTGTCTGGGATAGCTTTTACGTCCAACACATCAAGACACTTCATGATATGGCGACATAAGATCCCTCTAAATTCAAACATCTTACAACCACATTTATACTCACCAGTGATTGTGTCAATACTCACTTCAAAACTTCTTCGATCTTTCTTCCAAAATGCTTCTGTCACTTTTGATGTGGCCCTAAACCTCTTGATGAAACCCAAACTATTTGGAAGAGTTTCGACATTGGTGCTTATACAACCATATACCTCTGTTTTCACCTCTCCGAATTTACTGTTTGTGTAGACCTTACTAAAGATATCCTCGAATAATATCATGGGATCCCATTTAAGTGGGCTCTTAATGTTTTTGGCGTTATTGACTTTCTCGTCCTCCACCTTTTTCTCTATGGCATCCTCGTACTGCTCCATGAATTGCATCAGGCCGGTTTCTATGCTCATGTACGTTTTAATAAATCTGTTTGTTTGTTCACTCCTCTGAGTAGAAGACATACCCGCACAGAAAGTGTCTTTCCAAAAAACAGGCATCCACCGCTGTCTCATATCCCATGCACCCCTCAACCATTTGTTACGTCGCAAGTTGTATTTTTCCATGAAATCGTCCCACATATCTTGCAGTTCCTCCTCGGTGATACTCTCGTGTACAAGCGTACGCAAATCTCTGTCAATCTGAGGAAATTGTGGGTGGTCTTTTAGATTCTTATCCGCGTTTTGAAGAATATGCCAAAGGCATAATCTATGTTTAGTCTCCGGGAACACTTTCTTGATTGCCCCTTCCATTGCTTTACATTGATCAGTTAGTAAGACGGTTGGAGCTCTACCCATACATTCTATCCACTTCTCAAACACCCACTCGAATGACTCTGTGTCTTCGTATGAAATTAAAGCCGCTGCATATAATATTGTACTTCCATGATGATTAACTCCAACGAAAGGACAGAAAGGCATCTGGTACCTGTTGCTTAGGAATGTACTATCGAACGACGATGGGTCACCAAAAGCCTTGTACATGGCACGACATCGTGCATCAGACCAGAAAATGTTCAACAGCTTATTATCCGCGTCCCTTTCAACAGCGTAGTAAAAATATGGATTCTGCTCTTTTAAGCCCTCAAAATAATTTAAGACCTCTTTAGCGTCACCACGGAACCTACTTTTGCGACGTTCATTTGTTGATGAAGTTTCTCGCGTCCTGCCCATTGAAATGTAGATTATGAATCCCTCCAACCTCCCTAACTAATGTGTTGAAGTTAGGGTAATTGGTATGCCGGCTCGTGTTCAACACCAACCTGGCCTTGAAATATTCGCTTATGTGCCTATAATTGACTACATGCCGGCTAACCTCAGGATTCAAATCGTGATTATGTACCAAATCACAAGTACAGATTACAAATTTCCCACTGTCGTGATTTAATTTCCCAAATACATACATTTTACATGGTGTTACACACGAGCTTTTCTTCGTCGTATTGCCCTCTGAACACATAAACCTAATCTTGTTCATCATGTGGAATCGTGGTTCTTTATCCCCAACTCCGTTTCGACGTACCCCCTGCTCCTTGAAGGGAGCCAAAAGTTGGCTACTACGAACATGAAGTTCAAACCCCGTCTTATAAGCGTAAGTATAACGTAAAAAGAACTGTTCACCGATTCAAATTCCGCACCAATCGTAGGCTCAATAGCTGGTTGATTGTCTTCATTGCCTTCGAACATGTCTTGCATGCCGTAACAATTCAGTGGCATTTTGTTTCATTCTCGTCAATGACTTCGTTTTCTCCCTCCTCCTCGATATACAAAGCATTTAAATCAAAACTATTCGACATTTTTAAATGATGAAGGTTGTTTTGAGAAGATGAAGGTGATGGAGTTGATGAACTTAGAGTTTCTTTGTGTTGAACTACTTTGACTGTGGAAGTTGAAAGGTTAATCTCAATttacttttaattatttttatttttttctcatattttatttttaattatttttaattttaaaaataaaacctaCTATTTACGGTGGGTGGAAGTTGGAAGGTTTTCTCCCtaattttcttttaattatttttaatttcttactcatattttatttttaattatttataattttaaaaataaaacctaatatTTACGGTGGAAGTTGGAAGGTTTTCTTCCTCATTTTCTTTTAATTAGTTTGATGAAAAATTCCCGCCTAATTCTCCCGCCAACCTAATCCTACCATTATCCACACTCCCTATAAATCCCTATGATTTAGTCATATaggacttttttttttcaactacaAAATCTTGCAAATATTAAGATTATGGGTGTCTTGCCGTCACCATATTGCGATCCCTCATTTGTAACAACCCTAGAAAGCTATGACAAGTTGCTCAGTAGAAATCCGAATTTCTTAATTGGGGAGGAGTTCATGGAAAGGGTGATGATCAATCGTCAGAAATTTATTGATCTTGCAGGCGCTAGGTTGGGTTTTTTACCTAGTTGTGACACTTACCCAGTCGTTCCTAGGCCAAGAAGGCCTCTTACAAGGAAAATGACATCTAAATTGTCTCTCGGCCGTATCCAACTTACTTGAAGCGCAATTGTCGTACTTGACATTCAAGCTATTCTTGATTATTATGAGATTGATGATCGCGACGTAGAAGGTGAATGGAGGAACTATTGGGAGATGGAGAGGGATTATATCATTAGAACTGGCGTAATTCCAAGTCACCTATGGTGCTTTCTTGTGTAAAATGTGTAATTGAATCAAATATTATTCAAGAATAATTGTTATGGTTACTAGCGTttgttttagttaatttaaattcaatttatcgtacttgaacaatttagattaaatatATCTTACATAAATGTAACGGGATAATTTACGTAAGATAAAAAAATCGATAATTCCTATTTACGTAAAATAAAAAAATCGATAATTTctatttacataaaataaaaaaatcgaTTAAAGAATTTTAAAGGACACAATTTCATTGTATTGGAATATTGAAGGACAAAATGTCATTTCCTAAACATATTTATTTCAAAAATTCTCCCAACTCCTTCAACAaaatttattaattttaatttattaagtaaaataAAATCCGTGGCAGTTGAAAGGCCACATGTTGTTTCATTATCTCATCTATAAATACACTTTCACTAAATGCAAACCCTAGTTTCTCAACCAACAATTTACCATTCTTCATTTCTGTTttcctcttctccttctcttaaaaCCCTAAGCTCaacaaccctaaatctttaaacaCCAAACTTCTTCTTTCATATAATGGATAAGAACATTCGCCTAACATTGATACACATGGAGAGGAACAAATACTATATCCGCCGCTTAGACGATTTAGAGACGAAGATCCACGACTACCTTGATAAGATTCGGGAGATGGGTATTAGCCATGACGTCTTGTCGGAGATGGAGCAGATGAGGTTGCATGCAGATTATGAATCTGCTATACAAGACCTCCAAAAAATAAAGGAGAATAGGAGCATTCTCATGGAAGAGAATGACTCCCTTGAAAAAGTTATTGCtaaatttttttcaaattaatttagtatgtatgtatgtatgtttgGATGTTGTACCCAAATCCACATTTTTTCCTCCTATTTGGGTATTCATCTCGGTTTGTTagttttttaatttgtaaaatatttacattattatataaaatgtggACTTCTAGTATTTTCCA
Encoded here:
- the LOC141600813 gene encoding protein FAR1-RELATED SEQUENCE 5-like, which gives rise to MGRTRETSSTNERRKSRFRGDAKEVLNYFEGLKEQNPYFYYAVERDADNKLLNIFWSDARCRAMYKAFGDPSSFDSTFLSNRYQMPFCPFVGVNHHGSTILYAAALISYEDTESFEWVFEKWIECMGRAPTVLLTDQCKAMEGAIKKVFPETKHRLCLWHILQNADKNLKDHPQFPQIDRDLRTLVHESITEEELQDMWDDFMEKYNLRRNKWLRGAWDMRQRWMPVFWKDTFCAGMSSTQRSEQTNRFIKTYMSIETGLMQFMEQYEDAIEKKVEDEKVNNAKNIKSPLKWDPMILFEDIFSKVYTNSKFGEVKTEVYGCISTNVETLPNSLGFIKRFRATSKVTEAFWKKDRRSFEVSIDTITGEYKCGCKMFEFRGILCRHIMKCLDVLDVKAIPDKYIIERWRKDLVRGYENIRVGYYNPDES